In Agromyces sp. G08B096, a genomic segment contains:
- a CDS encoding antibiotic biosynthesis monooxygenase produces MTTSQPITVSIRREVDPSRISEATVWVQTGVNLANKYPGFLGSGWVRAGEDSTVWHMLYRFADEQTLDAWERSSERAWWLSMGEGFVRSERSRRRTGIEGWFDEPPTGSVAVADASSPEAEASVTAAPPRWKQAVTIWLGFFPVNLVFTYLMTPVPGWGELPLWLRVLVTTLVLTPVMTYWVLPFVTRALRGWLARSR; encoded by the coding sequence ATGACGACCAGCCAGCCCATCACCGTGTCCATCCGGCGCGAGGTCGACCCCTCGCGAATCTCCGAGGCGACCGTCTGGGTGCAGACCGGCGTGAACCTCGCGAACAAGTACCCGGGCTTCCTCGGCTCGGGCTGGGTGCGCGCCGGAGAGGACTCGACCGTCTGGCACATGCTCTACCGCTTCGCCGACGAGCAGACGCTCGACGCCTGGGAGCGCTCGAGCGAACGCGCCTGGTGGCTCTCGATGGGCGAGGGGTTCGTGCGCTCGGAGCGCAGCCGCCGGCGCACCGGCATCGAGGGCTGGTTCGACGAGCCGCCGACCGGCTCGGTCGCCGTCGCGGATGCCTCGTCGCCGGAGGCGGAGGCATCCGTCACCGCTGCCCCGCCGCGCTGGAAGCAGGCGGTCACCATCTGGCTCGGCTTCTTCCCGGTGAACCTGGTGTTCACGTATCTGATGACACCCGTGCCGGGCTGGGGCGAGCTGCCGCTCTGGCTCCGGGTGCTGGTGACGACGCTGGTGCTGACCCCGGTGATGACGTACTGGGTGCTG
- a CDS encoding cupin domain-containing protein, translating into MSDYQVLQIGRLDEWRDHYGGFRPDSSRDGRRVVDHEIQMQYIGMTANALEPGEQAGYWHRHARIEELYVFLEGRGELALDDDIVEVGAGTVVRVGQGVWRTWRCRPDSEGQLRWLCIRAGGAELPHLPDDSERGPERPLPW; encoded by the coding sequence GTGAGCGACTACCAGGTGCTGCAGATCGGCCGGCTCGACGAGTGGCGCGACCACTACGGCGGGTTCCGCCCCGACAGCTCCCGCGACGGCCGGCGCGTCGTCGACCACGAGATCCAGATGCAGTACATCGGCATGACCGCGAACGCGCTCGAGCCGGGAGAGCAGGCCGGGTACTGGCACCGGCACGCCCGCATCGAGGAGCTCTATGTCTTCCTCGAGGGCCGCGGCGAGTTGGCGCTCGACGACGACATCGTCGAGGTGGGCGCCGGCACCGTCGTGCGGGTGGGCCAGGGCGTGTGGCGCACGTGGCGTTGCCGCCCCGACAGCGAGGGGCAGCTCCGCTGGCTCTGCATCCGCGCCGGCGGCGCGGAGCTGCCGCACCTGCCCGACGACTCCGAGCGCGGACCCGAGCGCCCGCTGCCCTGGTAG
- a CDS encoding anti-sigma factor, translating into MNRTDDPDQAPGDDLRELAPLYALGALDGDDLARFERALATSPDLRADVESFRAAAAGLGEALPPAAPPAGVKASVFARLDQLEQEPAAPRPTAAPRDLREDPAPPTLAVLAEEPVDELAIRRNRRRLAVVLSSAAAAAVLVAGTIVGVNWSGPNGWGAQREMTALAEASDAQQTTAEVPGGGEVTLVWSAEQGRSAVVAEGLDDLGREQTYELWYIDDAGAVSAGTFDMRGDEAWRLLEGEFAPGVAVGITVEPAGGSEQPTSDPVVVIPTSA; encoded by the coding sequence ATGAACCGTACGGATGACCCGGACCAGGCGCCCGGCGACGACCTGCGCGAGCTCGCGCCGCTGTACGCGCTCGGCGCGCTCGACGGCGACGACCTCGCCCGCTTCGAGCGCGCGCTCGCGACCTCGCCCGACCTCCGCGCTGACGTGGAGTCGTTCCGGGCCGCCGCGGCCGGCCTCGGCGAGGCGCTGCCGCCTGCCGCACCGCCCGCCGGGGTGAAGGCGAGCGTGTTCGCCCGGCTCGACCAGCTCGAGCAGGAACCAGCCGCCCCGCGCCCGACCGCGGCACCGCGCGACCTGCGCGAGGACCCCGCCCCGCCCACGCTCGCCGTGCTCGCCGAGGAGCCCGTGGACGAGCTCGCGATCCGCCGCAACCGGCGCCGGCTCGCCGTCGTGCTCTCGTCGGCCGCGGCCGCCGCGGTGCTCGTCGCGGGCACGATCGTCGGGGTGAACTGGTCGGGCCCGAACGGCTGGGGCGCGCAGCGCGAGATGACGGCGCTCGCCGAGGCATCCGATGCGCAGCAGACGACGGCCGAGGTGCCCGGCGGCGGCGAGGTGACCCTCGTGTGGTCGGCCGAGCAGGGGCGCAGCGCGGTCGTCGCCGAGGGCCTCGACGACCTCGGCCGCGAGCAGACCTACGAGCTCTGGTACATCGACGACGCCGGCGCCGTCTCGGCGGGCACGTTCGACATGCGGGGCGACGAGGCGTGGCGGCTGCTCGAGGGCGAGTTCGCTCCGGGCGTCGCGGTCGGCATCACGGTCGAGCCCGCCGGCGGGTCGGAGCAGCCGACGAGCGACCCGGTCGTGGTCATCCCGACCTCGGCCTGA
- the sigK gene encoding ECF RNA polymerase sigma factor SigK, protein MVDGGGQREPLVRTLEELLVATAGGDRDAFSRLYDETAPRVFGLVRRLLVDAAQAEEVTQDVFLEAWQSAARFDPARGAAVTWLLTLAHRRAVDRVRSAQAARDRDLRVGARDLDVPVDGVAEEAEIAVEHERVAGALAGLSAAQRECLSLAYYDGCSQSEIAARLGVPLGTVKTRLRDGMIRLRDLLGVTT, encoded by the coding sequence ATGGTCGACGGCGGAGGACAGCGCGAGCCGCTCGTCCGCACCCTCGAGGAGCTCCTCGTGGCGACGGCGGGCGGCGATCGCGATGCCTTCAGCCGGTTGTACGACGAGACGGCCCCGCGGGTCTTCGGCCTCGTGCGCCGCCTCCTCGTCGACGCGGCGCAGGCGGAGGAGGTCACGCAGGACGTGTTCCTCGAAGCCTGGCAGTCGGCGGCACGGTTCGACCCGGCCCGCGGTGCGGCCGTGACATGGCTGCTGACGCTCGCCCACCGGCGCGCGGTCGACCGGGTCCGCTCCGCGCAGGCCGCACGCGACCGCGACCTGCGGGTCGGCGCGCGCGACCTCGACGTGCCGGTCGACGGGGTCGCCGAGGAGGCCGAGATCGCCGTCGAACACGAACGCGTCGCCGGCGCGCTCGCCGGGCTCAGCGCCGCGCAACGGGAGTGCCTGTCGCTGGCGTACTACGACGGGTGCAGCCAGTCCGAGATCGCGGCGAGACTGGGAGTACCGCTCGGCACCGTGAAGACCCGGTTGCGCGACGGCATGATCCGATTGAGAGACCTGCTGGGGGTGACGACATGA
- a CDS encoding cytochrome c biogenesis protein CcdA, with protein MLALALIGLAGGLITGISPCILPVLPVILLSGGAQSARGDADGRSRPSRWRPYLVIAGLVVSFSLVTLVGSLLLGLLGLPQDVLRWAGLVVLALIGIGLIVPRFEELLEKPFSWIPRRAVGTDRGGFGLGLALGAVYVPCAGPVLAAITVAGSTGRIGVETVVLTLSFAVGAAAPLLFFALAGRGMAERLDTFRRHQRGIRITGGVVMIALAAGLAFNLPQALQRLVPDYTADLQRQLAASDEVTEALDLGGLVTDENRELSNCTNGSAELESCGKAPSIRGIQQWFNTAGGAAVDLEELRGRVVLIDFWAYSCINCQRSIPHVTAWDETYRDAGLTVVGIHSPEYAFEKEPRNVQAGIESFGIDYPVGLDNTLSTWTTYRNRYWPAHYLIDAEGTVRHVAFGEGHYDRTERLIRELLQAADPDATLPAPTGVDDATPTAGSTTPETYLGTTKQVNFAGTEPYRRSTTAFALPDEQPDDSFALDGAWSLGTQSITPRDGTAAIRLAYEAREVRMVLAGDGTVMLRDGDRERRIEVSGVPRSYELRATDASATGLLTVEVPAGVEAYSFTFG; from the coding sequence GTGCTTGCTCTCGCCCTCATCGGCCTGGCCGGCGGCTTGATCACCGGCATCTCGCCGTGCATCCTGCCGGTGCTGCCCGTGATCCTGCTCTCAGGCGGCGCGCAGAGCGCGCGCGGCGACGCGGACGGGCGCTCGCGGCCGAGCCGGTGGCGGCCGTACCTCGTCATCGCGGGCCTGGTCGTCAGCTTCAGCCTCGTGACGCTGGTCGGTTCACTGCTCCTCGGCCTCCTCGGCCTCCCGCAGGACGTCCTCCGCTGGGCGGGCCTCGTGGTGCTCGCCCTCATCGGCATCGGCCTGATCGTGCCGCGCTTCGAGGAGCTGCTCGAGAAGCCGTTCTCGTGGATCCCCCGGAGAGCCGTCGGCACCGATCGCGGCGGCTTCGGCCTCGGCCTCGCGCTCGGCGCCGTGTACGTGCCGTGCGCCGGGCCGGTGCTCGCGGCGATCACGGTGGCCGGGTCGACGGGCCGCATCGGTGTCGAGACGGTCGTGCTCACGTTGTCGTTCGCGGTCGGCGCGGCCGCGCCGCTGCTGTTCTTCGCCCTCGCCGGGCGCGGCATGGCCGAACGGCTCGATACCTTCCGACGGCATCAGCGGGGCATCCGCATCACCGGCGGGGTCGTGATGATCGCGCTCGCCGCCGGGCTCGCCTTCAACCTGCCGCAGGCGCTGCAGCGTCTGGTGCCCGATTACACGGCCGACCTGCAGCGTCAGCTCGCGGCGTCCGACGAGGTGACCGAGGCGCTGGACCTGGGCGGTCTCGTCACCGACGAGAACCGCGAGCTGTCGAACTGCACGAACGGCTCGGCCGAGCTCGAGTCGTGCGGCAAGGCACCGTCGATCCGAGGCATCCAACAGTGGTTCAACACCGCAGGCGGCGCCGCCGTCGACCTCGAGGAGCTCCGCGGGCGCGTCGTCCTGATCGACTTCTGGGCGTATTCCTGCATCAACTGCCAGCGCTCGATCCCGCACGTCACCGCCTGGGACGAGACGTACCGCGATGCGGGCCTCACCGTCGTCGGCATCCACTCGCCCGAGTACGCGTTCGAGAAGGAGCCGAGGAATGTGCAGGCGGGCATCGAGTCGTTCGGCATCGACTACCCCGTGGGGCTCGACAACACCCTCTCGACGTGGACGACGTACCGCAACCGCTACTGGCCGGCCCACTACCTCATCGACGCGGAGGGCACGGTGCGCCACGTCGCCTTCGGCGAGGGGCACTACGACCGCACCGAGCGCCTGATCCGCGAGCTCCTCCAGGCGGCGGACCCGGATGCCACGCTCCCCGCGCCGACCGGGGTCGACGACGCCACGCCGACCGCGGGCTCGACGACGCCCGAGACCTACCTCGGCACGACGAAGCAGGTGAACTTCGCGGGCACCGAACCGTACCGGCGCTCGACCACCGCGTTCGCCCTGCCCGACGAGCAGCCGGACGACTCGTTCGCGCTCGACGGCGCCTGGTCGCTCGGCACGCAGTCCATCACCCCGCGCGACGGCACGGCGGCGATCCGGCTCGCCTACGAGGCGCGCGAGGTGCGCATGGTGCTCGCCGGCGACGGCACGGTTATGCTCCGCGACGGCGACCGCGAGCGCCGCATCGAGGTCTCGGGCGTGCCGCGATCCTACGAACTGCGGGCGACGGATGCCTCCGCCACGGGCCTGCTCACCGTCGAGGTGCCGGCCGGCGTCGAGGCCTACTCGTTCACGTTCGGATGA
- a CDS encoding fasciclin domain-containing protein → MRSFRSTRTALAVFSITAVAALGLAGCTMGDTSATESDEPAMSEEATPSEEAMEMDPAADLVGPGCAAYAEQVPDGPGSVVGMSQDPVAVAASNNPLLTTLVAAVSGQLNPEVDLVDTLNGDEFTVFAPVDDAFAKIDPATIESLKTDAPTLRSILTYHVVPGQLSPDEVVGTQTTVQGGTVEVTGSGDELTVNGANVICGGVHTANATVYLVDSVLLPAM, encoded by the coding sequence ATGCGATCGTTCCGCAGCACCCGCACCGCCCTGGCCGTGTTCTCGATCACGGCCGTCGCCGCCCTCGGCCTCGCCGGCTGCACCATGGGCGACACCAGCGCCACCGAGTCGGATGAACCCGCCATGTCGGAGGAGGCGACGCCGAGCGAAGAGGCGATGGAGATGGACCCGGCCGCCGACCTCGTCGGTCCCGGATGCGCCGCCTACGCCGAGCAGGTCCCCGACGGTCCCGGATCCGTCGTCGGGATGTCGCAGGACCCCGTCGCCGTGGCCGCCTCGAACAATCCGCTGCTCACCACGCTCGTGGCCGCGGTGTCGGGGCAGCTCAACCCGGAGGTCGACCTCGTCGACACCCTGAACGGCGACGAGTTCACGGTCTTCGCACCCGTCGACGACGCGTTCGCGAAGATCGACCCCGCCACCATCGAGTCGCTGAAGACGGATGCCCCGACGCTGAGGTCGATCCTCACGTACCACGTCGTCCCCGGGCAGCTCTCGCCCGACGAGGTCGTCGGCACGCAGACCACCGTGCAGGGCGGCACCGTCGAGGTCACCGGCTCGGGAGACGAACTCACGGTGAACGGCGCGAACGTCATCTGCGGTGGCGTGCACACGGCGAACGCGACGGTCTACCTCGTCGACTCGGTGCTCCTGCCCGCGATGTAA
- a CDS encoding DUF4383 domain-containing protein — MRNSPNRIVATVFGAVYLLVGLLGFAVTGGVGFIATEGGLLLGVFEVNPLHNVAHLLIGAALLIAGLANVAAAKTTNTVIGAAYLLLGIVGFFLAGTAANILALNTPDHFLHLASALVLLGVGLGAERTSRTAHTATA, encoded by the coding sequence ATGCGCAACTCCCCGAACCGCATCGTCGCGACGGTGTTCGGCGCGGTCTACCTGCTCGTCGGCCTGCTCGGCTTCGCGGTGACCGGCGGCGTCGGCTTCATCGCCACCGAGGGCGGGCTGCTCCTCGGCGTCTTCGAGGTCAACCCGCTGCACAACGTCGCCCACCTGCTGATCGGCGCTGCGCTGCTCATCGCCGGACTCGCGAACGTCGCGGCGGCGAAGACCACCAACACGGTCATCGGCGCGGCGTACCTGCTGCTCGGCATCGTCGGGTTCTTCCTCGCGGGCACCGCGGCGAACATCCTCGCGCTGAACACGCCCGACCACTTCCTGCACCTGGCGAGCGCGCTCGTGCTGCTGGGCGTCGGGCTCGGCGCCGAGCGCACCTCGCGCACCGCACACACGGCGACGGCGTAG
- a CDS encoding aldo/keto reductase yields the protein MTTTTIPLALGAMMFGTTIDERTSFALLDRFVEAGGTWIDTADCYSFWASDTGFGGQSEAVLGRWLAANPGVRERVRLSTKVGAEPIGDGEWPASREGLSRRAIREAIAGSLERLGVDRVDLLWAHMEDRTTPIEETAETFSELVDEGVAVQLGASNHPAWRMERARAHAVAIGGTPFSALQLSRSLLVPRPGTRPAGQNHRFGLMSDEQVDFAVENGMDLWAYTPLLSGAYDNPAKTIDPVFDHPGSTARLGALDAVAAEVGATRGQVVLAWLTGGTTPILPILGGSRLEQLDAALTGVQLELTDDQRARLDAPA from the coding sequence ATGACCACGACCACGATTCCCCTGGCCCTCGGTGCGATGATGTTCGGCACGACGATCGACGAGCGCACCTCGTTCGCCCTGCTCGACCGGTTCGTCGAGGCGGGCGGCACCTGGATCGACACGGCCGACTGCTACAGCTTCTGGGCGAGCGACACCGGCTTCGGCGGGCAGAGCGAGGCGGTGCTCGGCCGGTGGCTGGCGGCGAACCCCGGCGTGCGCGAGCGCGTGCGCCTCTCCACGAAGGTCGGCGCCGAGCCCATCGGCGACGGCGAATGGCCCGCATCGCGGGAGGGCCTCTCGCGGCGGGCGATCCGCGAGGCGATCGCGGGCAGCCTCGAGCGCCTCGGCGTCGACCGGGTCGACCTGCTCTGGGCGCACATGGAAGACCGGACCACGCCGATCGAGGAGACCGCCGAGACCTTCTCCGAGCTCGTCGACGAGGGCGTCGCGGTGCAGCTCGGGGCATCCAATCACCCGGCCTGGCGGATGGAACGCGCCCGCGCCCACGCGGTGGCCATCGGCGGGACGCCGTTCAGCGCGCTGCAGCTGAGCCGCAGCCTCCTTGTGCCGCGTCCCGGAACCCGGCCCGCCGGGCAGAACCACCGGTTCGGTCTGATGAGCGACGAGCAAGTCGACTTCGCGGTCGAGAACGGCATGGACCTGTGGGCGTACACGCCGCTGCTGAGCGGCGCCTACGACAACCCCGCGAAGACGATCGACCCCGTGTTCGACCACCCGGGCAGCACCGCGAGGCTCGGCGCGCTCGACGCCGTCGCCGCGGAGGTCGGTGCCACCCGCGGACAGGTCGTGCTCGCCTGGCTCACCGGTGGCACGACCCCCATCCTCCCGATCCTGGGCGGCAGCCGGCTCGAGCAGCTCGACGCGGCGCTGACGGGGGTGCAGCTCGAGCTCACCGACGACCAGCGGGCCCGGCTCGACGCTCCGGCCTGA
- a CDS encoding MerR family transcriptional regulator yields MDALTPAQVAEATGFSLDTLRYYEKEGLIRPVERTAGGRRRYRRADVDWLDLIKCLRDTGMPIADLKRYARLAQDESTLTERLELLEAHDRTVQAQIDRLRRQQEQLHHKMDWYREQL; encoded by the coding sequence ATGGACGCCCTCACGCCCGCCCAGGTCGCCGAGGCGACGGGCTTCAGCCTCGACACGCTGCGGTACTACGAGAAGGAAGGGCTCATCCGGCCCGTCGAACGCACCGCGGGCGGGCGGAGACGCTACCGCCGCGCCGACGTCGACTGGCTCGACCTCATCAAGTGCCTGCGTGACACCGGCATGCCGATCGCCGATCTGAAGCGCTACGCCAGGCTCGCGCAGGACGAGTCCACCCTCACCGAACGCCTCGAGCTGCTCGAGGCCCACGACCGCACCGTACAGGCCCAGATCGACCGCCTGCGCCGGCAGCAGGAACAGCTGCACCACAAGATGGACTGGTATCGCGAGCAGCTCTGA